The DNA window TCCACTTTATTCTTCTGTTTTCTTGGTGATTTTTTTGTTGTTAGTGGTTATTGGTTTTGTTGTAAATTTCAGAAAGAAAAAAGAGTAAAATTGGAGGTGGACCGTTTTGAAACTTTCTTTTGAATGGTTAAAGGATTTTGTAAAAATAGATAAATCTCCAGAAGAAGTTGCTGAAAGGTTGAGTTTAACGGGTACTAATGTTGAAGAAGTGATAATTCCTTTTGATGTAAGTGGAAAAGTTGTTGTGGGGAAAGTTATCGATGTAGAAAATCACCCTAATGCAGATAGGTTGATTGTGTGTAAAGTTGATGTGGGAACAGAGGTGAAAACTATTGTTACTGGTGATTTAACAGTTTCAAAAGGAAGTATTGTTCCAGTTGCACTTGAGGGGGCAAAGCTTGGTGAAATTACAATAAAACCTAGGAAAATGCGTGGAATCATGTCTGAAGGCATGATGTGTTCCCTTCAAGAATTAGGTCTTGAAGAAAATTCAAGTGGAGTGTATAAGTTTAAAGATGAAGTACCTGTTGGTACCGATGTTATTGAATATTTTGGGCTTAACGATAGGGTACTTGATATAGAGATTACTCCAAATAGGCCAGATTGTCTTAGTGTAAAAGGAATTGCAAGGGAATTATCCGCCATATACGATGTGGATTTGAACCTAAATACAAAGGTTTTTGAAGGAGGAGAAGAATGTCCTGTTGAAATTTCCATTGAGAGTGAAGGGTGTTTTAGGTACACAGCTAGAGTAATAAGAGGTATAAAAGTAAAAGAGAGTCCTCTGTGGCTACAAAAAAGATTAATTGCATCCGGACTTAGACCAATAAATAATATTGTAGATATTACAAATTATGTAATGATTGAAACGGGACATCCAATTCACGCATTTGATTTGAGAAATACTTCTAAGATAGTGGTTAAAGATGCAAAGGGAGATGAAGAAATATTACTACTCGATGGAAAAAAGTACAAACTTAAAGGTGGAGAGGTACTTATAACAAATGGGGAAAGAATTTTGGCGCTTGGTGGAGTTATGGGCGGAGAAGAATCAGGAGTTAAAGATGATACAACGGATATTTTGCTTGAAGTTGCTATGTTTGATCCTGTAAGAGTGAGAAAAACCTCAAAAGCACATGCAATTATGACAGATTCTTCATATCGTTTCGAAAGGGGAGTTGATCCAAACGATGCAATAGATGTGATAAATAGGTTAACAGAGCTTATTTTAGAGTTATCAGGTGGAATACCTTCAAAGATAAAAGACGTGGTAAGGAGAAAAATTGAAAGAACGAATATCAATTTTGACTTTTCTATGGCCAAAAAAATAATAGGTGTAGATATACCAAAAGAAAGGCAAATAAAGATATTAAACAGATTGGGTTTTGAAGTCAAAGATAATACGGTGTTTGTACCTACGTTTAGGTATTTTGATGTTACACGCCCTATAGACCTTGTTGAGGAAATTTCCAGAATATATGGTATGGAAAATATCGAAGGTGAACCATTTAAGGTGACTGTAAATAGTGCCTCAAGGGATAAAATACAAGAACTCAGGTATATGTTAAAAGAAACGTTGAAGGCAGAAGGTTTTTTAGAAGCCATGAACCTTTCGTTTGTTTCTGATGATTGGAGTATAACGGGATACAAGGTGCAGATATCAAACCCAATTAACGAAGAG is part of the Thermosipho affectus genome and encodes:
- the pheT gene encoding phenylalanine--tRNA ligase subunit beta produces the protein MKLSFEWLKDFVKIDKSPEEVAERLSLTGTNVEEVIIPFDVSGKVVVGKVIDVENHPNADRLIVCKVDVGTEVKTIVTGDLTVSKGSIVPVALEGAKLGEITIKPRKMRGIMSEGMMCSLQELGLEENSSGVYKFKDEVPVGTDVIEYFGLNDRVLDIEITPNRPDCLSVKGIARELSAIYDVDLNLNTKVFEGGEECPVEISIESEGCFRYTARVIRGIKVKESPLWLQKRLIASGLRPINNIVDITNYVMIETGHPIHAFDLRNTSKIVVKDAKGDEEILLLDGKKYKLKGGEVLITNGERILALGGVMGGEESGVKDDTTDILLEVAMFDPVRVRKTSKAHAIMTDSSYRFERGVDPNDAIDVINRLTELILELSGGIPSKIKDVVRRKIERTNINFDFSMAKKIIGVDIPKERQIKILNRLGFEVKDNTVFVPTFRYFDVTRPIDLVEEISRIYGMENIEGEPFKVTVNSASRDKIQELRYMLKETLKAEGFLEAMNLSFVSDDWSITGYKVQISNPINEELSVMRPSLLNGLLESLSYNYKRQNKDVKLFEVGRVYIEENGRPRDIEKVAAVVTGRLNKRDYTDQRRVDFYTFKGMLENVLDEFNVSASFVPCEIEGFVPTRCARVVVDDKDVGIIGMFDPDFVNQRFDVKDEVYAFELSTDFIYEKYVEVPAYKESVQFPSVRRDVSLLVPDSFMLGNILDSFFKYKYVEEVGISDIYKGKGVEEGYKSVTVYCVFRAKDRTLKEEEVNKIWDKLKRDLVYKYPLKLRFEEV